The DNA window accgtcgcttgtCAAATTAAGAGACGGTttcctaaaaccgtcgctacaaaaTAACGAGGGTAGAATACAAGACCGTCGCATAATGCGACTGGTAAAAAATCCGTCGCACAAAATAACGACGGGTTTATCAAACAGTCgcaatattagcgacagtttatgaaaaaccgtcgctattatagcgacggtttttcttgaaCCGTCGCTATTCTAGCAACTGTTTTAATttaaccgtcgcttaatttgataagcgacggttttatttaaaaccgtcgctatatagcgacggttcaagaaaaaccgtcgctataggTTTTAATAAAACAGTCGCTATGCTTTCCGTTTTTTGTAGTGACAACCCAtatcaaatacataatattaATTAGGAAATTGTAATTATGATCCTTTTTATttgtctattttttattttagttttctaAATTGTCAAATTTCCATCTTAGCATGTTATCTTAGTTTCTTTCttcttattttctttttgcaattttagtttttttctcACACGGTGTTAATGAAGTGTTGACGCAACGTTACATGACGGTGACGTGTACGTTGTCACATTAAAACATAGAGACAcagcaaaaatatattttgatcctgAGCTGACTGAtccgataaaaaaaatattatcgtgGGTTCCAAAGAAAATTTCTTTGATACCTAGCAGGATGTTGGTCATCATGGTTTAAGATCTCAGAATTAGTTGGAGAATACTACTCACTAATCGATGTACTAGTTTttgatttagaaaatgaaaacatagctttcttctttcttccttGAACTTTCATTATAAAACCaacatgtcacgccccgagaccgaggCATATGGTATATGATTTCTTCTCAGTTTGGAATTTGACATTCTGACCCCAACAATTTACCCTTGCATGAGTCTTGGCTAAACAATCCATTCTCAGAATGATGTCAAAATCCACCATTGAGAGTTGAATCGAGTAGGCATTGAACGTATGCATATTGTTACTGATTTTATAGTCTCGATGTAACTCGAAGGTTTCGATAGCCTTACTAGTAGATGTTGCTATCCTAAAAGGTTTAACAAGCATTTTAGGTTTAACCCCTAATTTCTTAGTGAACCTCTTagatataaaagaatgtgtgtcaccacaatcaaacaacacataagcaggtaaatttttttattagaataGTAACTTCTAAAAAAAAACTAGTGAAGGTCCCTCTAAGTTGCTAAATCTCGAGTTCGAGGTTACTCATGGTCTTAGATTGGGTCGCCATTTCTTGCTCAAACTTTGTCAAAATTATGTTCGAAAATGGTTGCAACATGCTCGAGATTTTAGAGAATTTATGCTTAAATCGGTGTGATCTTCTTTGTGCAAAATGGGAGGGTTACTTATATGTGAGGAAGAAAAGTTTTTAGTCACGATTCTATCCCTTAAATGCATCATTGATAAGCATAAATAGACCAAAAAGTAAGCTTGTTACCAAAAATAGAGGATGTCAAATCTGATGAGACTCTGATTACGCCTATAAATTAGATTTTAGGTCGTTGATTGATGGTTAATATACTACCTCGAAAATAATTGTCAAGGATATGAATGCACTGGTCCTTTGGCAAAATTTGACATCTTATCACGTTTTGTACATTAGGATCTCAGTCAGATTATGATCATGCTGGCTCTAAtatcatttaaatgtcatgtccTGAGACCTAGGTGTACAGACACATTCGTTTtttaacaatcacataattttaaaataacatgcTCGTAATACAATATATAACCAAACCAGTTTATAAAATAATccgtcattgtctttacaacatgaaagaaatcaaataGTGCAGAAGAGTAAAACTTAAAACGTAAAATGACAattgaaatatgaaaataatctTTCTTGGAAAGTGGCTTCTTCACCAGCTCCAGACGTCTCATGATTTGTCCATCAACTTGATTGTTGGTATTGTATAGGGAGAGACGTAAGGGTGACTtaattgggaaacactcagcaagtggggattGTTCggatatatataacaaatacatatattttttctaAACGTAACATTTTTTAACGGAAGACATAACGTATCATACTCATATCCTGAACATGAAGCATTGAAATTTCATCTAATTTCCACGATTTTACTAATATATGTCCCCTATATGTTAATACTCAAGTGACGAGGCCATACAATGATTATAATCTCATCATATAGAGGTCATATAACAGTTATAATCCTACCATATAGCGGTCATATCTTATAATAGCTTTCCAAGTTTTTATTGAATTATATAAATGTTTGGAACATATAAAGCTTAGACAAGACATAAACGAATAAATCATGCTCAAACGAAATTGTTCAAAAATGGAACATAGAATATCATACGTTTATATACTTTTTTAATACATAAGCCCGATTACTTTGGTCTTTCTTGATTCCAAACGTGAATATGAGTTGCTAGATTGTATTTCAAATATAGTATTTGGTTGCTACTAGAAATTTTACTCGAAAATGGACAGAATAATGCCACGAAATCTGCTGCTGAAAGCCTCGAATTTTGCAGTTTTTCTTCTTGAATTTTTGTGAAGTTTTCGGTGTTCTTTTATCTTGGTTTGATCTCTTACTTATAGTTTGGATCTTACTTATAGTTGGGAAGAGAGAAGTTGAGCGGATGCCTTAGTGAACGTTTTAAGGATTTTAAGCAGCTTATTTAATGCTATAATGTAGCCATCAATTGGGTGTTACAATATGAATACGGACATGGCTTAATTTTTGAGATTTGTCATTATAGGTTGTCATCAAGTCATTGAATGGGTTCAAACTTATTGGATGTGCCCAAAATTTCGAGTTCTTGGGCTGtagtatttataaatttttgtggCCTTCACAAAACCTATTAATGAATATATAATTCAGTCTTCGGAAAATTAATCGACAAAATATACCAGCCGATCAGATCCTATATATGGTTTCTTGCTTATACATATCATCAACCACAATGCATCTGCTCCTATGTATGTCGATACCATACTGAACCTCGCCATCTGATGACCCTCGTGGAGTCGATAAATGAGTGTCAAAGTCTAGCACTAGTACGTAGATCATCTATGTTGTCTCGGATCAAAATACTAATGATATAAAACCTTAACTGCAGACTAATCTACtcgataaataataaccaattggAAAGTCGGATGGAAGGTTGTCCAGTgactcatcatatgatcacacaTCTGTATGATTGAATATCTCTATGCACATACCAATGAAACGTGACCTATAACATCACATATATGTCTCGAAATCGAGTGACCAATGTATAccttattttttaatcaaaattggATAATCGTTTTTTTTTCCGACGAAATTAAGGTTTAAGACTTGTCATACAAAAGTACAaaacaaatgtttttatttttttgacttTTACCCCATCATATATTGATATGAAGATTTCATTCCGTGGATTCATGAATGTTTTCAACTTTTGTCAAATTTTTGTCTACCTTTTCCTGAACTAATAATGTTGCAAATCATTAATGAATCAagtctcaaaaatatttttttagaaaaaaatcataaagaaactaaatatttggaaaaaatatatattatcagTATATAGTATACATATGATTTATGagctaaattatttatatattatattaaataaacaccATGTGTATCTCGGCTAGTTTAAGTGTAAAGATAAAGTTAAATCATTGGGATACTTTTGCACGCGTGTGGAGATTTTGTGTGCTTACACGAATGAATCAGTTGCAATATGTGAAAAAGTCGTTTAAAGATGAAAAAGTTGATTCTTTGATAGATTCGGATAAACATTAAATTATACAGTCACAAACACAAAACGTGGCATTGGAGGTGTCACAAGGGGTTTTGTGAAAAAATTGATTCCTTTTGATGGATTCGTAAAAACATTAAAGTATATAGTCACAAATCACAACACTTGGCAGTAGAGGTGTCACAAGGGGTTTTGTGTGACAAAGTGTGTAGTAGGTGGAAGGATGACAATGGGGTGGAGTTGGGTTTGTTATCTCCATCCTAGTCTTCGAATTACATCCCTACCCCTATACCTGTCACGATCTTcgttttttcgggttcgggttcggttcccatttcaaaaatattaatgggGCAACACGGTGTGGCTACAGGGATTCCCCGCCCCGATCCCCGTTTCGAGTTTTTCTCGTGGGTCTCTAAATCCGTGGGAAAAACTGTCATCTCTAAGTAGGTGTTGGTGTTTAAATTTATGGAAAATAACTTTTTTAATCAGCcaatattgtttattttgaattttagtttATTAACAGGTTAAATTTTGGTCATTGAACACTAACTATCTGTGTTCGGTTATTTTGGTTAAATTGCTGATGCGACGCTGAATATATTAACTTTTTCGACATCATAGCAgcattctttttaattttagtaaatttttggttCAACTTAACAATTTTCAatgtaatatcaatattttttgtttCAATGTCACAATTATAATTTTCTTAACTAAACACATAAACTATGCTTTACAATAATGACATTCTATTACAATTAActataaaaaattgattttttagcatttttatttGCAAAGTGATCAACCAATATTTCATAAATAGATTTTTATTAGGACTCATTGATGTTGCGGAATATCACGAACCGGAACCTTCTTGTGCATTCAAAAAACTTCTAAATAGGTGCTTTGTAGAGGTTCAAGCACTTCTAAAACATTCTCCATATTTCATCAATTAAGAGTTTTCTGTGAAATATTTTGTGCATAGAATAATCATTTAGAATAGTATAGAATGGAATTAACTAGAATAGTATAGATCTTAGAACCTCCTAGAGAGTTGATATGTATCGCTTTCATTGTAGAAAgctactagtataaataggattAATATAAATAGGGTCAAGCTCTTATTGTAAACTACTAAGTTTTCAAACAATATAgaattttctttcaaagtttTCTAGAAGCATTTTTACTTAAGTCACTTGCACACAAGCACCAAAGGACTTTATCTAAGCAGATTACATGGGTAaacagataaagtaaatgtcataattgtacaaaaccgtaaaatattattaaaataaagatcgttttaaATTAGAGCCAATAAAAACccaagccacaagttggctcgctggacacctactctaacaaatacAAAATACTAGGAAATTCAAATATCCAACCATATTTTTCCTaccaattaataaaataaacatccTTCCATGGTAGTTATTATGTATAGGACATATCAGTGGATTTTCACAGAAGCACCGCAGAAGGAAAAATTGGAAACACATACCTGCTGACGGAGATAGAGGCCTGTCATAAATCATAGATTGTAAGGGGCTGCTGACTGAGGATTTCAGTCGAGAGGGAGGACTTTTCATTGACAATTTTTAAAGAAGAATTTCGTTATACTGGAGATGGGGAGAGTAAATATTCAGGCTGTAATCTTTGTAGAAGTATCCCACATAAGGGACAACATGGTGAGaaagatttcttgaaggctgaaGATTtgaaaaaagatttaaaattggAAGGGTATAAAGGCATCGTGAAAAAAATTAGAGGTGCCAACTTTGAAGCTCGTCTTTGACAACACATGCAAAACCAGGAATATTTAGCAGGGCAAAGTTGCATAGATAGAGAACACCGGTGTAGCTTATGGGTTTGATCAACTCCATTGCCATTCTCACTCCCGAAAAAATGGCGTATTCTATTGATTCAAATGGTACAATTGCTGAACAAAAACTGCAATGTTCTTCATATTCAAAACTCTCTCTCCTGTTAATAAAGCAAGAATGGAACCAGCCTTCAGCTAATAGATTGATACAGTATCTTAAGATACTATTctatgtatgtgtgcatgaatgAACCAAAAGAAGTTCAACAAAGATAAGAACATCATGAATTACCTCTTCTTAATTTTACCAACTTTGGCAGcaagaaattttaaatcatCCTCGACAATTTTCTCATGAAGTGAGATATAGTGCTCCAGTTGTGGCCATTCATAAGGACGCCAACATTCAACATCGCAAAAATTTGTTGGCACATCTGACAGAAGATCTAAAATGGCAGAAAAATATAAACCAACAAGTCTTCTCCATAGTTCATTTTCACAGCACAACTGCAACTCCTTCCATACATTTGTCTGTTCCTCTATGGCACTACTGAATCTTTCCAAGTCTTGGTGTTTTCTACTCTCGCTCACCTCATCATTTTTAAGCACAACATGCCTGATGATTACATTGATGAGGTGCAACTTACGGGTTGAAAGAGTgggaaaaattttaaatgccGTAGAAGAGAACGTAGTACAAATGCCAAAATTGGATCCAAAATAAGATGTCAACCATTTCTGCAGAATATTCTCTACATAGTTTGGTATCGACTGTTTGAAAGACACGAGGGCTGCCACAATATCACAAATGTTCAGAAGCCCACTGAATCTCCCACACAGACTCAGAGaccataatatgtttttttcccACCAAATTAATTCTACCTCAGGGAAACCAGGAAATGATCCGAAATCAATATCAAAACATATATTGGAGGAAATGTCCAATTGCTGCCCTCCAATCCAAAGGAACTCGATAGCAGCTTTCTGAGTTCTGTAAAATTACAATAACATTTATTGGTCAATCAAACATAGGTAACTTTTTGAACGGTTAGTTCTTATTGCTTCCATTCAGCTTTTgactaaatcatcaaaattttcttttaaataaatgtGGGTGCTTGTTTGTTgcaagaatctatccacatggCAGTTACTATTTCATAATTTGTTaccagaaaatataattttaaaagttcacctTTCCTGGTACATGGGATTTAATAAATCAGAATCAAATCTTCGAGCCTGCAAATAACAGACACCAAACTTCTTAGAACTAGATTTAAGTACAGGGGTATCAATGACATCTATTCAGCATAAGGTAAAGGTGACCAAGTGCAAGAAAAGGATCAAGAGATTCCATTGCTTAGAGTCATTTCAGTCAACTAAGCTCCTTTTCCTAGGTATTATTATATGACTACTCTTCCGGAGAGATGAAATTTTGATCTTTCTATTTtcctctttattttattttcagtaaattttctttatttttgtaaaGGGCAAGAAGCAAGATATTGACCAATCTCATCTGAAACATAATATGAGAGaagtaaaaaatcaattttttggaTGGTATGTTATCTAATAGTTTTCTCAAAATGCTATGAATAGAATTCagttttttcttcaaatcttgaaTCGCTACATCGAGTGAGTTTATTATTTTGACTTAAAATTTGATAAGAGAGAAAAAATAGTACAATATTCAGGATAAGTTCATGGACATTCCAACTATAAGAGAATGGACGGATGGAATATGATACCACAGCAATTGCCAAGCTCCCATGAGATACTGCCAGACCAAAGCAGGAATCATATACATATGGAACCTGCAGAGAAAATCTAGAGTCTATTGGAAACAAATATGCAAATTTAAAACAGAAGTAAACATGAAAAATTAATGCATACATCCGGAGAGCTATTCAAACCAGGAGTATTTGAAGGAATGTGTATTTCCCTTAGTGCTTTCCCAACGAAATTCCACGCTTTCATAGAGTtgtcctgtaatacatgaactgatcaaataatcTGGAGGGCTACCAAGATTTTCAACCTCAAGGATTTCTGCTTGAGGGATTACTTGATAACAAAATCAATTAACatggattttttaatttttaatatctgTTGAACTAACACTCCcttaatactaaaattcatatttatatCAATAAAACACTTCCTTCAATATTTATTACCTGGCTGCAGCTGTACAAGCAGAGtccatcaaaagcccaagctaaACCAGTGACCTGATTGTTATTTTACAAGATAAATCATATGCCATTCCATATGCCAAAAAATGTGTTGAGAACTTACAATGTGGTCATGCGCACTATAACAGGcaattatttcaaattcatgGCTGGTCATATTCATGGTCCACACTTCAAATGATCCGGATCCTTTACCAATAGCCAGGAACAAATTTAGTGGTGTTTGCAGGGGGGCAGTAAATGAAAGTATGGAGACATGTGCTGAATCAACAGTAATAACCTAATTACACGAGCAATCACAAGTTCCAAAATAAGATATAATCAAAGTAGCTGGTCTAAATTTTGAAAGGATAAGTAGCAGACTTTTAGTAGGATATGCTGACCTCCCTCAGCAAAGAAAATGAAGCATGAACAGTTTCAGATGACTTCAGCAGTTCCTTAATATTCACCTGCCAAATCTTCACTCTATAAACAAAAAGAAGAGGAAAGTCTCAAAATTAAATGTTATAATCAAATAAAAGGTAAAccttatatgtatgtgtgtgtataattCAGTAGTTCTAACCCATGTCAAGCTAATGTGCTAGACTTTTGGCTTCGAAAACAGAAAAAGGTTAATTAGTTACTCACCTCCCATTAGAACTTCCCGTCGCTAAAAGAAGTTGAGGTTTTGAAATTTCAGAGCCATATAAAGCCCAGCAAATAGATGTGATGCATGTATCATGTGCCTTGAGAAAGCCACCATTTGATGCTTTACATGGGTGTTCGTGGGTAATAATGGAATAACTCTCTGTGCATCAATTCTCCAGAATGAAATTAGACCACATTTCAATCCAGTAGCAAGAATAGAGCAGCAGCCCGAGGAGTTATGAGGAATAGAAacccaatcttcagatgtcctcAGAATGTGTGACCAAGCCACAATAAGGGGTGTCAGCATTGCATTGCGAGAAGCATATTGTTGTGCCATTATTAGTTGAACATTGCATTCTTTGATCTTCAAAGGTGTCCCTTCAGAAACAGTTATGGGAATAATTTCCCATGTATTGTTTTCTTTTACATTGTCAAGTTTTTTTGCAGCAACCTAATAAAAATAGCAACACATTCAATGTAATGGCATATATCAAATGCACAACTTTTCAAATTGAAAGCAGATCATGTAGCTGCATTGAAGCTGATTTTGTAAGTATGGAGGTTCATGTAATGgaataaaatgataaaactaAATCAGATAGTGAATGCAGTGTGCAGTACATTAATTTCATTCTGTCTCCTTcgttttctttcctttcttaaACTAGATACAGGTGGCTCATTAGGGCATTCAGATTCTGCAGTATCTCGACTCCCTATCACCTGTATAAAGAAAAAACCCCAAGAATAGTTGGAATTCATATCATTAAATGTTATGttgttggaaaccaaatttcgcagtttgacaaactgaagaaacTAACTGAATTATGAAGACAACTGAATAGTTaaaaccagctgaactgatgaagaaaactgatcagttgaaaaccGATCAATTAATATATTCAGCCGCATAAGTTTCATTCAAAATTAATCTCAACTGAATGCtgctcgggaaagaacattcaaccaaCAAAAGGACATAATAAACAGcaaatgaatatggaaagccgcacctcaatcattacagcatagaacaacgtatttcgactacagcaattaagacgccgtattacaatcaatgaagagaacattgcccaacaaatgatgaagtggcattcAACGGATACtataattcaaatgcatatcaaagtgaCCGTTGAAAGCAaagtataaatatgactgaagaacagtaGAAGAGTAGAGACGATCactcaatcttaagcttgctgttattctgtcaaaatctcggctcactttcatttgaattactcgtagcaatcaaggctacaatctgagcttattagcactctctaaaagctgttagattcaactgtgctaatatcagttacttATTGAGAacattgtgtagaactaagagtttcagttttggcagttgtaagtccaaactgaagtgggtctgtacaagtgttgtacttgatcaaagtcttttagtgaatatcctatccttttgatagaaggggtgacgtaggagtaattaaattctccgaacatccagaaacaactcttgcatatttctttcattttgtattctatctttcagtcagttactttccgcaaatactccagtttaactgattgttattgaccaacaagattccgagtttcagtttgtcactaaactgaactcaaatactcttaaagaacaattttaagtgtgagtgtttattcaacccccctcccttctaaacactcttgttacgataaccgatcctatcaagtggtatcagagcagttgaatcttgttattgaatacttctgatctataaatcaacaagcatgacttcattcaataaaattcctatgttctcaagagaagatttcgatgactagaaaatcagaatgcaggctcacttagctgcacaagatgatgacatgtggtatgtagtatcccgatgcctaatttgagttaattattggattaagtatgtttcggtgggatcggagggaccgaaccgggttcggatcgtccgaagagggttcggaccgtccgaagaagGTTCgtatcgtccgagacaggtgggatcgtccgagacaggtggctggacacgtggaagggttcggatcgtccgatcagggttcggatcgtccgagacaggtggctggactcgtggaagacatgcagggttcggagcgtccgatcagggttcggagcgtccgaagtgtagtgatcggatcttccgaagtggatcggatcgtccgatcgttggctataaatagaggcgcgagatttcatttgtgactcgccaattccgagtgttccagagtgtttcagtcgtttctgttgGGTTCTaggcttttcccgaggttcaggctctagcagggagctactggtgttgtagcggagctgtgctctagttgggagctagcggcatcagtgggctgactgcggacgcaggcttgattctagggttGATTGCTAgaatctactggtttgaggtacgaaagtactatccgagataccctggttgagtatacattcttatatgtgttgcatgattatttgttgcattgttatatgtcatatgatgcatgctattatgtcacgctttatgatgcatgttgcatttcatgttgagccgtatctccttcgagatagcctttactgttgagctgtatctctttcgagataagctatatcttgtggggccgctcagccctgtcttgtggacgcatggacaccgagagtacacagtggccgacgggtccggagggcttcggtgatccgggacattttaggtccacgtctgatcttgtagtggatgcagtgacccagaggagtaccgcgcggcactatccacttggcgcctctagactgagcattttgagatcttttgtgactcctgtttcttgactaccctggtatcataatcatagcatgtgcatttcatatagacttgtatactcatacttttgtactgggcgttcttatcgctcacgtcctcggttttgtttatcttggacaccccattcccacggggcaggcctcaggttggatggctcaggaggaggatgaggaggacGTGGAGTAGTCGGTTGAGTTAGTTCTTCTATACTGTCCtgatttcgatatggttgtattacATAATTTCAGTTGAGTTTGAGTTGTTcgggatttcgattgggttgtataaatatcatttgttggccttttccgcaattatctctgattgttattaattaagttaagtgcatgcttagttcttgtttagtaggtgattctggatcgggtcactacatttatggtatcagagcatgcttgtgatgttgggatttccgttgaccatttcaccatatttttccccattctatcttgtagcaatggctgaccaccttggtgatgagagtagtcaagggagtgtaggtcgttggggtgactaggacgatcgtaggcgtcgtcgtgaacatcgtcatcgtcgtgatGAGCATAGGCGTTTTgagatgcaccgtttcattcaattggggcctaagcctttagtcggtggtgagactcccgatgttgctgaggattggatagagcgcatggagagttgtttccgtacattccagtgcaccgaagatcagcagatggagacccttagttttcttctcgagggccgtgcgcgtaagtggtggcgatcgacttctgcgccgatagtccagtctcagggtatggtgacttgggccgacttccgtgcagctttcatgcagttatattttcctccagcccttcgtcaagcaaagacgattgaacttctgaatcttaagcaagggagtatgtctgttgatgcatATCAGCAAAAGTttttcgagttgttaccctttgctcctcatattagtggcagtcctgaggccaagtatgaccatttccttcagggtcttaaccaggagatctttgatcgagtcactgtctgtgataatcctacttcttatgatgggttagtgaaccggtgtcgccaggcagagatcagtctccagcgtggtaggtctattctttcttctagacctccgaatactttgagccctcgatctcagtctttcaagaagtcaggttcttcttcttcttctggatctggatctcgatctagcggtgtttttcgctttggtaagcAGAAGggttcttgtgtgcattgtggaaagaaccatccatctgagcaatgccgatcagccgtaggagcttgttttcagtgcggagagatgggccatattaagaagaattgtccacagttgcgaggtggagcaggatctggttctggatctcaggcgactgttcagcagaggatgcAGGGTCAAGCGATGGgcagttcaaatcttcgacctcgtgcccagggtcaggtatttgcgctgaaccaggatcaggctacagatgagacagggagagtcatagcaggtactttttgtttatgcggtattcctgcttttgttcttattgataccggagcatcacattcattcatttctgcacgatttgttaagcgtcataagttaccgtatgtttccctagacgtcattctttccgtttctactccgatgggtcattcggtgttagcaaagcgtctagtaaTGGGTTgttctttagattttgagggtaacgagttgattgcgaatcttatgatcctcgagatggaagattttgattgtattctgggtatagacatgttgactacttaccgagctactgtg is part of the Primulina eburnea isolate SZY01 chromosome 1, ASM2296580v1, whole genome shotgun sequence genome and encodes:
- the LOC140804471 gene encoding uncharacterized protein; amino-acid sequence: MNSNYSWGFFFIQVIGSRDTAESECPNEPPVSSLRKERKRRRQNEINVAAKKLDNVKENNTWEIIPITVSEGTPLKIKECNVQLIMAQQYASRNAMLTPLIVAWSHILRTSEDWVSIPHNSSGCCSILATGLKCGLISFWRIDAQRVIPLLPTNTHVKHQMVAFSRVKIWQVNIKELLKSSETVHASFSLLREVITVDSAHVSILSFTAPLQTPLNLFLAIGKGSGSFEVWTMNMTSHEFEIIACYSAHDHIVTGLAWAFDGLCLYSCSQDNSMKAWNFVGKALREIHIPSNTPGLNSSPDVPYVYDSCFGLAVSHGSLAIAVARRFDSDLLNPMYQERTQKAAIEFLWIGGQQLDISSNICFDIDFGSFPGFPEVELIWWEKNILWSLSLCGRFSGLLNICDIVAALVSFKQSIPNYVENILQKWLTSYFGSNFGICTTFSSTAFKIFPTLSTRKLHLINVIIRHVVLKNDEVSESRKHQDLERFSSAIEEQTNVWKELQLCCENELWRRLVGLYFSAILDLLSDVPTNFCDVECWRPYEWPQLEHYISLHEKIVEDDLKFLAAKVGKIKKRRESFEYEEHCSFCSAIVPFESIEYAIFSGVRMAMELIKPISYTGVLYLCNFALLNIPGFACVVKDELQSWHL